In Candidatus Sodalis pierantonius str. SOPE, one DNA window encodes the following:
- a CDS encoding type II secretion system F family protein, which produces MPQRWIGRSRWRLAPWGIPAIVRRCYAVGCRHDLRRGKALHQAPDALFPAHCRWLIRSGELTGTLDEILAQCHGEQARQKAEQLAQLAEPALLLTGAMVCGLAVILYVPLLQLGGKFLANFKRGTAAAAALGGELRDAGQARFCRISPRELGGANMAEVNGSWGANATSRCARAATAAFADAGLAAPGRTPMRQRPARVTAG; this is translated from the coding sequence GGCGCTCGCGGTGGCGGCTCGCGCCGTGGGGCATCCCCGCTATCGTCAGGCGCTGCTACGCTGTCGGCTGTCGGCACGACCTGCGTCGCGGCAAGGCATTGCATCAGGCGCCGGATGCGCTGTTTCCGGCGCACTGCCGCTGGCTCATTCGCAGCGGCGAGCTTACCGGCACGCTGGATGAGATCCTGGCGCAGTGTCACGGCGAGCAGGCGCGGCAAAAGGCCGAACAGCTGGCGCAACTGGCCGAGCCCGCGCTGCTGCTGACGGGTGCCATGGTGTGCGGACTGGCGGTAATACTTTATGTACCGCTGCTGCAGTTGGGGGGGAAGTTTTTAGCCAATTTTAAGCGCGGGACAGCCGCGGCGGCCGCGCTCGGCGGCGAGCTAAGAGATGCAGGTCAAGCACGCTTTTGCCGCATTTCCCCGCGTGAGCTCGGCGGCGCCAACATGGCTGAGGTAAACGGCAGCTGGGGCGCCAACGCCACATCCAGGTGCGCAAGGGCCGCCACGGCCGCGTTCGCCGACGCCGGGCTTGCGGCACCCGGACGCACGCCGATGCGGCAGCGCCCGGCGCGGGTTACAGCTGGGTGA